Proteins encoded by one window of Leptospira barantonii:
- a CDS encoding glycosyltransferase family 2 protein: MKSDRYCREEIWVTRIFLLLTSIAFLFGSLEMLSTFWEQILDHRPFAAIGQIAFFVIIALLTYGNFVYQFTRLGYFKRLLKHSPPNREELESIYKSDCPPLAILVPSYKEELDIVRETLLSAALQDYPNRRVVLLIDDPPQPKSYIDFEALQKMRELPNSLQREFNEAAGPLIQAKKEFLERKNSHKSKTSKETEKLIQLYRKVSDWFLNRVEGYDDSSIRRELPDHTRVFMRDSFFKEWNELHLQRINELEILLNEGGADPERIEKEYERLSCLFSVQFSTFERKKYLNLSHLPNKAMNLNSYIYLLGKRWVEKEESHGILLEEAKGIRSSFEIPAADFLITLDADSVLLPDYILKLAHVMSSPNHENVAVAQTPYSAFPGAPNVLERMAGATTDIQYQIHQGFTHFGATFWVGANAMLRHKALLDICTVYQERGYKIHKYIQDNTVIEDTESSIDLLDVNWNLYNYPERLAYSATPPDFGSLLIQRRRWANGGLIILPKLLRHVFQWPWKLSKFAEAFFRVHYLGSIAAVNIGLVILMGSPLGEGMETYWIAVSSLPYFILYGMDLMRMGYKWFDLIQVYSLNLLLIPVNLAGVFMSINQAITGKQIPFSRTPKVIGRTAMPSLYVIAEYSLLAQLIFGFITNYLHRNWVYSIYNLMNALMLGYAIVKFIGLRSCWEDILLSLNKPPVEIVETVAHLVEPRVTIDLEGAMIYTSETGEEDQIAS; this comes from the coding sequence TTGAAGAGTGACCGCTATTGCCGGGAAGAGATCTGGGTCACAAGAATCTTCCTTCTCTTAACGAGCATCGCCTTCCTTTTCGGAAGCCTCGAAATGCTGAGCACTTTTTGGGAGCAAATCCTCGATCACAGACCGTTCGCGGCCATCGGTCAGATCGCGTTCTTCGTCATCATCGCATTATTGACTTACGGCAACTTCGTTTATCAATTTACCCGTCTCGGATACTTCAAAAGACTTTTAAAACATTCTCCCCCGAACCGAGAAGAGCTGGAGTCGATCTATAAAAGCGACTGTCCTCCTCTCGCCATTCTGGTTCCGTCCTACAAGGAAGAATTGGACATCGTTCGAGAAACGCTTCTTTCTGCGGCTCTGCAAGACTATCCGAATCGAAGAGTCGTTTTACTCATCGACGATCCGCCTCAACCGAAAAGTTATATCGACTTCGAAGCTCTCCAAAAGATGAGAGAACTTCCGAATTCTCTTCAAAGAGAATTTAACGAAGCCGCCGGACCTTTGATTCAAGCCAAAAAGGAATTTCTTGAACGTAAGAATTCCCACAAATCAAAAACTTCCAAAGAAACGGAGAAACTGATCCAACTCTATAGGAAAGTTTCCGATTGGTTTCTGAACCGGGTTGAAGGTTACGACGATTCTTCGATTCGAAGAGAATTGCCGGACCACACCCGAGTTTTTATGAGAGATTCTTTTTTCAAAGAATGGAACGAACTTCATCTGCAAAGAATCAACGAACTCGAAATACTTCTTAACGAAGGCGGAGCCGATCCCGAAAGAATCGAAAAAGAATACGAACGACTTTCGTGTCTTTTTTCGGTTCAGTTTTCAACCTTTGAAAGAAAGAAATATCTAAACCTTTCTCATCTTCCCAACAAGGCGATGAACCTAAACAGTTACATCTATCTTTTGGGAAAAAGATGGGTGGAAAAGGAAGAATCCCATGGAATTCTTTTAGAGGAAGCAAAAGGGATTCGTTCTTCCTTTGAAATTCCGGCCGCGGATTTTCTGATCACGTTGGATGCGGACAGCGTTCTACTTCCCGATTATATTCTAAAGCTAGCGCACGTCATGTCCTCTCCGAATCATGAAAACGTTGCGGTTGCACAAACTCCTTACAGCGCCTTCCCGGGAGCGCCTAACGTATTGGAAAGAATGGCGGGAGCCACCACGGACATTCAGTATCAGATCCACCAAGGGTTCACACACTTCGGTGCGACCTTCTGGGTCGGCGCAAACGCGATGCTTCGTCACAAAGCTCTATTGGATATTTGCACCGTTTATCAAGAACGCGGTTACAAAATTCATAAATACATCCAAGACAACACGGTGATCGAAGACACCGAATCGAGCATCGATCTTTTGGACGTAAACTGGAATCTTTACAATTATCCGGAAAGACTCGCTTATAGCGCGACTCCTCCCGACTTCGGTTCGCTTCTGATTCAAAGAAGAAGATGGGCCAACGGAGGATTGATCATTCTTCCGAAACTTCTGCGTCACGTATTCCAATGGCCTTGGAAACTTTCAAAATTCGCGGAAGCTTTTTTTCGCGTTCATTATCTCGGATCGATCGCGGCGGTTAACATCGGCCTCGTGATTCTTATGGGAAGTCCTCTCGGAGAAGGAATGGAAACCTATTGGATCGCGGTTTCTTCTCTTCCGTATTTTATCTTATACGGAATGGATTTGATGAGAATGGGATACAAATGGTTTGATTTGATCCAAGTGTATTCTTTGAATCTGCTTTTGATCCCGGTGAACTTGGCCGGAGTTTTCATGTCGATCAACCAAGCGATCACCGGAAAACAAATTCCGTTTAGCAGAACTCCGAAAGTAATCGGAAGAACCGCTATGCCTTCTCTTTATGTGATCGCCGAATATTCCCTTTTGGCGCAGTTGATCTTCGGGTTTATCACGAATTATCTGCATAGAAACTGGGTGTATTCGATCTACAATCTGATGAACGCGTTGATGTTGGGTTATGCGATCGTTAAGTTTATCGGACTCAGATCTTGTTGGGAAGACATTCTGCTCTCCCTCAACAAACCTCCTGTCGAAATCGTGGAGACCGTGGCTCATCTCGTTGAACCGAGAGTTACGATCGATTTGGAAGGAGCGATGATTTATACGAGCGAAACCGGGGAAGAAGATCAGATCGCTTCCTAA
- a CDS encoding polysaccharide deacetylase family protein produces the protein MIFMKTLLSLRPKRSYRSTILLSIALVFFLILENCNSSSGEKQTSVVSKPNPNGIPVLIYHEIVTDSPKEYGETVISLERFEEQMKYLFSKGYHPITMKDLLLYIQKGKVLPDKAVVLNFDDGWKNVLSAVPILNRYSFPASFWIIAGPKGIGKGEYMEWSDILELSKNPRFEIGSHTYSHPWNPKDNLVTWVDNKTQGKGRKEALFELKESKRILESKLGIQIDYLAWPCGWYNEKLVKLAKESGYKALVTTEDGSNLPGQDPYRIKRVFIDGKCDLASFIEQLENPRYIVCQKSQKPTLGNSPYSN, from the coding sequence GTGATTTTTATGAAAACGCTCCTAAGCTTAAGGCCGAAACGTTCTTACCGATCGACGATCCTTTTGTCGATCGCCCTTGTATTCTTTCTTATCTTAGAAAACTGTAATTCTTCCTCGGGAGAAAAACAAACCTCCGTCGTTTCCAAACCGAATCCGAACGGAATTCCCGTTTTGATCTATCACGAGATCGTAACCGATTCCCCAAAAGAATACGGAGAAACCGTCATTTCTCTGGAACGATTCGAAGAACAGATGAAATATCTTTTTTCCAAAGGGTATCACCCGATTACGATGAAAGACCTTCTTCTTTATATCCAAAAGGGAAAGGTTTTACCGGATAAAGCGGTCGTATTGAACTTCGACGACGGTTGGAAAAACGTTTTGAGTGCGGTGCCGATTCTCAATCGATATTCTTTCCCCGCCTCCTTTTGGATCATCGCAGGTCCGAAAGGAATCGGAAAGGGAGAATATATGGAATGGTCCGACATCCTCGAACTTTCCAAAAACCCGAGATTTGAAATCGGTTCCCATACATACAGTCATCCTTGGAATCCCAAAGACAACTTGGTGACTTGGGTCGACAATAAGACCCAAGGAAAGGGCAGAAAAGAAGCTCTTTTCGAGTTAAAAGAATCCAAACGAATTCTTGAATCCAAGTTAGGAATACAAATCGATTACTTGGCCTGGCCTTGCGGTTGGTACAATGAAAAACTTGTAAAGTTAGCGAAAGAATCCGGTTACAAAGCGTTAGTTACGACCGAGGACGGGTCCAATCTTCCGGGACAAGACCCTTATAGAATCAAACGGGTCTTTATAGACGGCAAATGCGATTTAGCATCCTTTATTGAACAATTGGAGAATCCAAGATACATCGTTTGCCAGAAATCTCAAAAACCAACGTTGGGAAACTCCCCTTATTCTAATTAG
- a CDS encoding DUF1993 domain-containing protein, whose protein sequence is MLYKITILQFTKMLHNLKLLLDKGASFSESKKFDVEVLLHSRLAPDQFHLIKQVQVACDTAKLCVSRLTQKEAPKNEDHEKTLPELQTRIDSTLAYLSSFVEKDFDSAQDIKIFHPRWEGKYLTGEEFAIQHAIPNFYFHITTAYSILRHNGVDLGKKNYLGDMPLKSES, encoded by the coding sequence ATGCTCTACAAGATCACAATCCTTCAGTTTACAAAAATGCTTCACAACCTCAAACTCCTTTTGGACAAAGGAGCATCCTTCTCGGAATCTAAAAAATTCGATGTGGAAGTTCTGCTCCATTCAAGATTAGCGCCCGATCAGTTTCATCTTATCAAACAGGTTCAGGTCGCTTGCGATACTGCAAAGTTATGCGTGTCTCGTCTTACCCAAAAGGAAGCTCCAAAAAACGAGGACCACGAAAAAACTCTTCCCGAATTACAAACAAGAATCGATTCCACGTTAGCCTATCTTTCTTCCTTCGTCGAAAAGGACTTCGATTCGGCTCAGGATATAAAAATTTTCCATCCACGTTGGGAAGGAAAGTATCTCACGGGCGAAGAATTCGCGATCCAACACGCGATTCCAAACTTTTACTTTCATATCACGACTGCGTATTCGATTCTCCGTCACAACGGAGTGGATCTAGGAAAGAAAAACTATTTAGGCGATATGCCTCTCAAAAGCGAATCGTGA
- a CDS encoding CDP-alcohol phosphatidyltransferase family protein, which translates to MIVQEKKPQELLEDRIFTVSNFLSVSRVFLLPFFIAFTKTYISSPEKTEFLLYAILTCLLAVLTDYLDGFLARLLHQESVLGRYLDPVCDKIVTVGGLSVIVHYFRFPLWILIAYIIREILGVWLGSFLYLKRGIQGKPNWWGKFGVGLVAIAVLWYMCIPLIQFRIPGESFLKHPEVSGYVLVVILLAGMFAYSKRYWNIVFHPERIQIDPQDKKTRKKYELV; encoded by the coding sequence ATGATCGTTCAGGAAAAAAAACCTCAGGAACTTTTAGAAGACAGGATCTTCACCGTTTCCAATTTTCTCTCCGTGAGTAGAGTCTTTCTCTTACCTTTTTTCATCGCTTTCACAAAAACATATATCTCCTCTCCGGAAAAGACGGAGTTCCTACTGTATGCGATCCTAACTTGTCTTCTGGCTGTGCTCACCGATTATCTTGACGGATTTCTGGCGAGACTTCTCCACCAAGAATCCGTTCTCGGCAGATATTTGGATCCGGTCTGCGATAAGATCGTAACGGTCGGTGGACTTTCCGTCATCGTTCATTACTTCCGTTTTCCGCTTTGGATTCTAATCGCTTATATCATCCGAGAAATTTTAGGCGTGTGGCTGGGAAGTTTTCTCTATCTCAAACGCGGGATTCAAGGAAAACCGAATTGGTGGGGAAAATTCGGCGTAGGTCTCGTGGCGATCGCTGTGCTTTGGTATATGTGTATTCCTTTGATCCAGTTTAGAATTCCCGGTGAAAGTTTTCTCAAACATCCCGAAGTTTCCGGTTACGTTTTGGTTGTGATTCTTTTGGCGGGAATGTTCGCTTATTCGAAACGTTATTGGAATATAGTATTTCATCCCGAACGCATTCAAATCGACCCGCAAGATAAAAAGACACGTAAGAAATACGAGCTGGTCTAA
- the fliG gene encoding flagellar motor switch protein FliG gives MEKEPASAARKEKIKKSALLLLSLNKEDAAKVLSKLDDSMIEEIILEMAQIKTISKKEKEDVLLEFKNSVLPGDGEIKGGLDAAREILQHSLGREKAENILGKLSRKDIEDDFSFLSEAEPGVLASLLQHESPQTVAVTLAFMTPKKAADILKFFPGELQASVAYRLANTTKTHPDAIKEIARVLKKKYEQRDRSEYSEAGGAEALANILNHMDKSQEENILKELEANSPELAKQVKEKLYTFEDVLGLDQKEMRILINRLSDDECLSMALRGSGDELRNHFLNAMSRNRAAEIMDMMDIRGKLTLREINDARNVILNLVRELEEEGTIFVKKDGEEYI, from the coding sequence GTGGAAAAAGAACCAGCGTCCGCCGCTCGAAAAGAAAAAATTAAAAAGTCCGCCCTTCTCCTTCTCTCCTTAAACAAGGAAGACGCCGCCAAGGTTTTATCGAAACTAGACGACTCAATGATCGAAGAGATCATTTTGGAAATGGCGCAGATCAAAACGATTTCCAAAAAAGAAAAAGAAGACGTTCTTCTTGAGTTTAAGAATTCGGTTCTACCCGGAGACGGCGAAATCAAAGGCGGACTCGACGCGGCCCGTGAAATTCTTCAACATTCTTTGGGAAGAGAAAAAGCGGAGAACATTCTCGGCAAACTTTCCCGCAAAGACATCGAAGATGACTTTTCTTTTTTAAGCGAGGCCGAACCAGGCGTTCTTGCGAGTTTATTGCAACATGAATCCCCTCAAACGGTCGCGGTCACACTTGCGTTTATGACTCCCAAAAAAGCCGCGGACATTCTAAAATTCTTTCCCGGAGAATTGCAGGCGAGCGTCGCTTATCGTTTGGCAAACACTACCAAAACACATCCGGACGCGATCAAAGAGATCGCAAGGGTTTTGAAAAAGAAATACGAACAAAGAGATCGTTCCGAATACAGCGAAGCGGGCGGCGCGGAAGCTCTGGCGAATATTCTCAATCACATGGATAAGTCGCAAGAGGAGAATATTCTCAAGGAACTCGAAGCGAATTCTCCGGAACTCGCAAAGCAGGTTAAAGAGAAGTTATACACCTTTGAAGACGTTTTAGGTTTGGATCAAAAGGAGATGAGAATTCTCATCAACCGTTTGAGCGACGACGAATGTTTGAGCATGGCTCTGCGCGGCTCCGGAGACGAACTCAGAAATCATTTCTTAAACGCAATGTCCAGAAACCGCGCGGCGGAAATTATGGACATGATGGACATTCGAGGAAAACTCACGTTACGCGAAATCAACGACGCAAGAAACGTGATTCTCAATTTAGTTCGGGAATTGGAAGAGGAAGGAACGATCTTCGTCAAAAAGGACGGAGAAGAATATATTTAA
- a CDS encoding dihydrolipoamide acetyltransferase family protein: protein MAKIAEMTQLSPTMAEGKIVRWLKQKGDSVSPGEIIAEVETDKAVMEMEAFETGVLLEVLAPEGTMLPVGAPVAIIGKSGEDISALVETAKKSIPPKKEGSGSAQATTSSQTGASNVSPSSAPSTSTPTSSSKSETISTSSQSSSSPASNASKESNLISSQSSSELKNGTREKGEFSRERANAGAPIKASPLAKNLALQKGMDLGEVVGTGPGGRIIKRDILSYQESGGGKKGSFVKRQDRKLELTGMRKTIASRLAHSTSTIPHFYLTMELDAGPISDLRNSINKDLGLEGHEKVSVNDLILKACASSLFLVPEVNSSWREDHILEYGRVDVGVAVSIEGGLITPYVRNADQKSVLEISREIKELASRARDRKLKPGEYTDGTFTVSNLGMYGISSFTAVINEPEAAILAVGALVEKPVLKDGNIVAGKVLNVTLSCDHRVVDGATGARFLSVFRDFMEHPLRLLTG, encoded by the coding sequence ATGGCTAAAATAGCAGAAATGACCCAGCTCAGTCCCACGATGGCCGAAGGTAAGATCGTTCGTTGGTTGAAACAAAAGGGAGATTCGGTTTCTCCCGGAGAAATCATCGCCGAAGTGGAAACCGATAAGGCCGTGATGGAAATGGAAGCCTTTGAGACCGGAGTTCTTTTGGAAGTATTGGCTCCCGAAGGAACCATGCTTCCCGTGGGCGCGCCCGTCGCGATCATCGGAAAATCGGGAGAAGACATTTCCGCGTTAGTCGAAACCGCAAAGAAATCCATTCCCCCTAAAAAAGAAGGTTCCGGCTCCGCTCAAGCTACAACCTCATCACAAACCGGCGCATCAAACGTTTCGCCGAGTTCGGCACCGTCAACGTCGACGCCAACCTCGTCCTCCAAATCGGAAACGATCTCGACATCGTCACAATCATCTTCTTCACCCGCATCGAATGCTTCCAAAGAATCGAACCTCATCTCTTCACAAAGTTCCTCGGAACTCAAAAACGGAACGCGCGAAAAGGGAGAATTCTCCAGAGAACGAGCAAACGCAGGTGCTCCAATCAAAGCTTCGCCCTTGGCAAAAAATCTTGCGCTTCAAAAAGGAATGGATTTAGGCGAAGTAGTCGGCACCGGACCCGGAGGAAGAATCATCAAACGAGATATTCTTTCGTATCAGGAATCGGGCGGAGGCAAAAAAGGTTCTTTTGTTAAGCGACAAGACCGCAAACTCGAACTGACGGGAATGAGAAAGACGATCGCTTCCAGACTCGCACATTCCACTTCTACGATTCCTCATTTTTATCTTACGATGGAATTGGACGCGGGTCCGATCAGCGATCTCAGAAATTCAATCAACAAAGACTTGGGACTCGAAGGTCACGAAAAAGTCAGCGTGAACGATCTCATTCTCAAGGCTTGTGCAAGCTCGTTGTTTCTGGTTCCCGAAGTCAATTCTTCCTGGAGAGAAGATCATATTCTCGAATATGGAAGAGTGGATGTCGGAGTCGCCGTTTCGATCGAAGGTGGCCTTATTACTCCTTATGTTCGAAACGCGGATCAGAAATCCGTTCTCGAGATCAGCCGTGAAATAAAAGAACTTGCTTCCCGGGCAAGAGACAGAAAACTCAAACCGGGGGAATACACGGACGGAACCTTTACCGTCTCCAACCTCGGGATGTATGGAATCTCTTCCTTTACGGCCGTAATCAACGAACCGGAAGCCGCGATTCTTGCAGTGGGAGCTCTTGTTGAAAAACCGGTTTTGAAAGATGGCAACATCGTCGCCGGAAAAGTTTTGAACGTTACTCTTTCTTGCGATCACAGAGTCGTGGACGGAGCAACCGGAGCCAGATTTCTTTCCGTCTTCCGAGATTTTATGGAACATCCCCTTCGCCTACTTACAGGTTAA
- a CDS encoding pyruvate dehydrogenase complex E1 component subunit beta gives MAILTYREALNRAMCEEMDKDPNIFLMGEEVGHYDGAYKVSQGMLAKYGEKRVIDTPISENGFAGVGIGAAMVGLRPIIEFMTWNFSLVAIDQIINSAAKMNYMSAGQFPIPIVFRGAGGAGGRLAAQHSQSFESWYAHIPGLKVIAPYTPADACGLLKTAIRDNNPTIFIESEVLYGSRGEVPDQEYSIPFGKADIKREGSDITIVSWSRALMYVLPAAERLAKEGISVEVLDLRSIRPLDEEAIYASIRKTNRALIVEEGWEVAGFGSQIAYLIQKNSFDDLDAPVERITQEDVPMPYAANLEKASLPSEEKIIARVRQMLE, from the coding sequence ATGGCGATTCTCACGTATAGAGAAGCTCTGAACAGAGCGATGTGCGAAGAAATGGATAAAGATCCGAACATCTTTCTCATGGGAGAAGAAGTCGGTCACTACGACGGAGCCTATAAGGTTTCCCAAGGAATGCTCGCGAAGTACGGAGAAAAAAGAGTGATCGATACTCCGATCTCTGAAAACGGTTTTGCGGGCGTGGGTATCGGCGCGGCGATGGTAGGTCTTCGTCCGATCATCGAATTTATGACCTGGAACTTTTCACTCGTCGCGATCGATCAGATCATCAACTCGGCGGCAAAGATGAATTATATGAGCGCGGGTCAATTTCCGATTCCGATCGTGTTTCGAGGCGCGGGCGGCGCGGGCGGAAGATTGGCGGCTCAACATTCTCAGTCTTTTGAAAGTTGGTACGCGCACATTCCGGGTTTGAAAGTGATCGCTCCTTATACTCCGGCAGACGCTTGCGGTCTTTTGAAAACCGCGATCCGCGACAACAATCCCACGATCTTTATCGAAAGCGAAGTTTTATACGGTAGCAGAGGAGAAGTTCCCGATCAGGAATATTCGATTCCGTTCGGAAAGGCCGATATAAAACGAGAAGGTTCGGATATAACGATTGTTAGCTGGTCACGAGCTCTGATGTATGTTCTTCCCGCCGCAGAACGATTGGCCAAAGAAGGAATTTCCGTGGAAGTTTTGGATCTGCGTTCGATCCGTCCCTTGGACGAGGAAGCGATCTACGCTTCGATCCGCAAAACCAACCGAGCGTTGATCGTGGAAGAAGGTTGGGAAGTCGCGGGTTTCGGTTCTCAAATCGCATATTTGATTCAAAAAAATTCCTTCGACGATCTGGACGCGCCTGTGGAAAGAATCACGCAAGAAGACGTTCCGATGCCTTATGCCGCGAACTTGGAAAAGGCTTCGCTTCCGAGCGAAGAAAAGATCATCGCAAGAGTTCGACAGATGCTCGAATAA
- the pdhA gene encoding pyruvate dehydrogenase (acetyl-transferring) E1 component subunit alpha — protein sequence MIHSPKTKKDTQDLFELYKQMLLIRRFEEGAAKSYSTGKIGGFCHLYIGQEAVGVGSIAALKEQDYIVSTYRDHGHALARGLEPKALMAELYGKKTGISKGYGGSMHFFDKKKHFMGGHGIVGGHISLAAGIAYASKFKNEDSVTICFFGEGAANIGSFHEGMNLAAIWKLPLVMICENNHYAMGTPEYRALSVKDVSVRAGAYDIARDHIEGDEVRKVRDHVSVAVERARRGEGPTLMEISTYRFRGHSMSDPAKYRTKEELDRYKQSDPLIKAKMDLLHSEWTEEELEKLDVDLLAQVEESIAFADASEEPPLGWLYKNVYAEDV from the coding sequence TTGATCCATTCTCCCAAAACCAAAAAAGACACTCAGGATCTTTTCGAACTCTATAAACAGATGCTTCTCATCCGAAGATTCGAGGAAGGCGCCGCAAAATCCTACAGCACCGGAAAGATCGGAGGTTTTTGCCATCTTTATATCGGACAAGAAGCGGTAGGCGTCGGATCGATCGCGGCTCTTAAGGAACAAGACTATATCGTTTCCACATACAGAGATCACGGCCACGCCCTCGCAAGAGGCTTGGAACCGAAGGCTTTGATGGCCGAACTCTACGGCAAAAAAACGGGAATCTCCAAAGGATATGGAGGTTCGATGCACTTCTTTGATAAGAAGAAACATTTTATGGGCGGTCACGGAATCGTGGGAGGTCATATTTCTCTCGCGGCCGGAATCGCATACGCTTCCAAATTCAAAAACGAAGACTCGGTCACGATTTGTTTTTTCGGGGAAGGCGCGGCCAACATCGGCTCCTTTCACGAAGGAATGAATCTCGCCGCGATTTGGAAACTGCCTCTTGTGATGATCTGCGAAAACAATCACTACGCAATGGGAACTCCCGAATACCGCGCGTTGTCCGTGAAGGACGTTTCGGTTCGCGCGGGAGCGTATGATATCGCAAGAGATCATATCGAAGGAGACGAGGTTCGTAAAGTCCGCGATCACGTAAGCGTCGCGGTGGAACGAGCGCGCAGAGGTGAAGGCCCTACTCTTATGGAAATTTCTACCTATCGTTTTCGAGGACATTCCATGTCCGATCCCGCAAAATACAGAACCAAAGAAGAATTGGATCGTTACAAACAAAGCGATCCTCTGATCAAAGCGAAGATGGATCTTCTTCATTCGGAATGGACCGAAGAAGAATTAGAAAAACTAGATGTAGATTTATTGGCTCAAGTGGAAGAATCGATCGCGTTCGCCGATGCGAGTGAAGAACCTCCATTGGGTTGGTTGTATAAAAACGTATATGCGGAGGATGTCTGA
- a CDS encoding flagellin, whose amino-acid sequence MIINHNLAAINSHRVLKFQNNEVAKNMESLSSGMRINRAGDDASGLAVSEKMRTQVKGLRQAERNTEDGMSLIQTTEGYLQETNDIIQRVRVLAIQSSNGIYSAEDRQMIQVEVSQLVDEIDRIASQAEFNKMALLQGDFARGSRTSSMWFHIGPNQHQRERVYIATMTAKSLNLIKADGSLLTLSTAEFANDSIGVLDDALMKINKQRANLGAYFNRLEHASKGLMVAYENIQASESRIRDTDMAEETVAFTKNQILVQSGTAMLAQANVRPQSVLQLLR is encoded by the coding sequence ATGATCATTAATCACAACTTAGCCGCGATCAATTCCCATCGCGTTCTGAAGTTTCAGAATAACGAAGTAGCGAAGAATATGGAATCTTTGTCTTCCGGTATGCGTATCAACCGCGCCGGTGACGACGCTTCCGGACTCGCCGTTTCTGAAAAAATGAGAACGCAGGTAAAAGGTCTCAGACAAGCTGAGAGAAACACCGAAGACGGTATGTCTCTAATCCAGACTACTGAAGGATATCTGCAGGAAACTAACGATATCATTCAAAGAGTGCGGGTTCTGGCAATCCAATCTTCCAACGGAATCTACAGTGCAGAAGATCGCCAGATGATTCAGGTTGAGGTTTCTCAGCTCGTGGACGAGATCGATCGCATTGCTTCTCAGGCAGAATTCAACAAGATGGCTCTCCTTCAGGGGGACTTTGCAAGAGGTTCTAGAACTTCTTCCATGTGGTTCCACATCGGGCCGAACCAGCACCAAAGAGAAAGAGTGTATATCGCGACTATGACCGCGAAATCCCTCAACCTCATTAAGGCTGACGGTTCACTCCTGACGTTGTCTACGGCTGAATTTGCCAATGACTCTATCGGGGTTCTGGACGACGCTCTGATGAAAATCAACAAACAAAGAGCGAACCTCGGAGCATACTTCAACAGACTGGAACACGCTTCCAAAGGTCTGATGGTTGCTTACGAAAATATCCAGGCTTCAGAGTCGAGAATCAGGGACACAGATATGGCGGAGGAAACCGTTGCATTTACGAAGAACCAGATCCTGGTTCAATCCGGAACTGCAATGCTTGCTCAGGCTAACGTAAGACCTCAGTCGGTTCTCCAGCTTCTTAGATAA
- a CDS encoding flagellin, producing the protein MIINHNLSAINSHRSLKFNELAVDKTMKALSSGMRINSAADDASGLAVSEKLRTQINGLRQAERNTEDGMSFIQTAEGFLEQTSNIIQRIRVLAIQTSNGIYSNEDRQLVQVEVSALVDEVDRIASQAEFNKFKLFEGQFARGSRVASMWFHMGPNQNQRERFFIGTMTSKALKLVKADGRPIAISSPGEANDVIGLADAALTKIMKQRADMGAYYNRLEYTAKGLMGAYENMQASESRIRDADMAEEVVSLTTKQILVQSGTAMLAQANMKPNSVLKLLQQI; encoded by the coding sequence ATGATTATCAATCACAACCTGAGTGCGATTAATTCACATCGCTCTCTAAAGTTCAACGAGCTTGCTGTGGACAAGACGATGAAGGCTCTGTCTTCCGGTATGCGGATCAACTCCGCGGCGGACGACGCTTCCGGACTCGCTGTTTCCGAAAAGCTGAGAACGCAGATCAACGGTTTGCGTCAGGCCGAAAGAAACACCGAAGACGGGATGAGTTTCATTCAAACTGCCGAGGGTTTCCTCGAACAGACGTCGAACATCATTCAGAGAATCCGGGTGCTCGCCATCCAGACCTCGAATGGAATCTACAGCAACGAAGATAGGCAGCTTGTGCAGGTGGAAGTATCTGCGCTGGTGGATGAAGTCGACCGAATCGCTTCTCAAGCTGAATTTAATAAATTCAAGCTTTTTGAGGGACAGTTCGCGAGGGGATCCAGAGTCGCTTCTATGTGGTTTCACATGGGACCGAATCAAAATCAGCGCGAAAGATTCTTCATCGGCACAATGACTTCGAAAGCCCTGAAGCTTGTAAAAGCGGACGGGAGACCGATCGCGATTTCTTCTCCGGGAGAAGCCAACGATGTTATCGGTCTGGCGGATGCGGCTCTTACGAAGATCATGAAGCAGAGAGCGGATATGGGAGCTTATTACAATAGGCTCGAATATACCGCAAAGGGTCTGATGGGTGCGTATGAAAATATGCAAGCGTCGGAGTCCAGAATTCGAGACGCCGATATGGCGGAGGAAGTTGTCTCGCTGACCACAAAACAAATATTAGTGCAGAGTGGTACGGCAATGTTGGCGCAGGCAAACATGAAACCGAATTCAGTTCTCAAGCTTCTGCAGCAGATCTGA